The following proteins are co-located in the Paludibaculum fermentans genome:
- a CDS encoding DUF2339 domain-containing protein, with translation MSRRRVSRLEDLLAELTARVYALEQKPVERPAPAAAPVYTPVPVVVPPPPPVEQPQVSVHEELATKTTPVVLAPEPEQPVSLPPPAFVAETPLSDRLREMVGDDEWESLVGGSLLNKLGAFVLVIGLVLFLGYSFTQMGPAARVAVSLAVSGGLLAAGFFVERLQRYRVFAWGLLGAGWACLYATTYAMFAVDAARVIYNDTLGGLLLVAVAGAMIAHSLRYQSQTVTAIAAASAYGALALSPSKQLGVGALIPLSGALLYLADRLRWHAIGVLSVAATYGIIIAHGDQGSPLFTTQAFLFTLWLIFEAFDMVQLRSEQPRPGYAALIFPINALGFLLLSAAKWEKVDPAHLPHFLAAAALLYLGDAVLRGRMQSNAYQYSIVLASGLAALAVVRHAGGAWASVMLGVEAELLFLAAWRWRLRFLEWLAAIVFGGALLRMLWIAADSSAMVTWAGLTFHNWTPAAILLAVVAYTNRELRTVPIPYGYAGSALVQLVLGAESPKRWLGLVWTSWTAILLELSFWRKASDFRRQAYFAWVLAVLAVSFSFFDHFSRPAAASEWVSLAGASALGYWMTLRLWTREGKLFVSSLAALAATGFAMIVSWLQLPDVTVAVAWMALAVLLVEAGYRFQHNHLRMIGHNVGVGAFTRLFFANFTNTGVTGGLSHRLVTVLPVSGSFLYLYRRSREDAWPWLRLHLWLATAAIAILMRFEMGHVFTVVGWSLLGVGLLVIGQKFELEDWRWQSYALALMAAVRCVASNFDDPQSFAGLPGRLLTAGLVISALYVQEFLAPREELPRTYYSLLGSLLLASLLYREVSGSGLTVAWGLQGVLLLAAGFPARERVLRLTGLVLLLGCILKLFIYDLRNLETLPRILSFMALGVILLGVSWVYTRFRERLRKLL, from the coding sequence ATGAGCCGCCGACGCGTCTCCCGTCTCGAAGATCTGCTTGCTGAACTGACGGCCCGCGTTTATGCGCTGGAGCAGAAACCGGTGGAGCGGCCCGCGCCCGCCGCCGCGCCCGTCTACACACCGGTGCCGGTGGTGGTCCCGCCGCCCCCGCCCGTAGAACAGCCGCAAGTATCTGTCCATGAGGAACTTGCGACTAAAACAACACCTGTCGTTTTGGCCCCCGAGCCGGAACAGCCCGTCAGCCTGCCGCCACCGGCGTTCGTGGCGGAAACGCCGCTTTCCGACCGTCTGCGCGAGATGGTCGGCGACGACGAGTGGGAATCGCTGGTCGGCGGCAGCCTCTTAAACAAACTGGGTGCTTTCGTACTGGTCATCGGCCTCGTGCTCTTCCTGGGCTACTCATTCACCCAGATGGGGCCCGCCGCCCGTGTGGCGGTTTCTCTCGCTGTCAGTGGCGGACTGCTCGCCGCGGGCTTCTTCGTGGAGCGCCTGCAGCGCTACCGCGTCTTCGCATGGGGTCTGCTGGGCGCCGGCTGGGCCTGTTTGTATGCAACGACTTACGCGATGTTCGCGGTCGATGCGGCGCGAGTCATCTACAACGACACGCTGGGCGGCCTGTTGCTGGTGGCTGTCGCCGGGGCGATGATCGCGCACTCCTTGCGGTATCAAAGCCAAACGGTCACCGCCATCGCCGCCGCCAGCGCGTATGGCGCCCTGGCGCTATCTCCTTCAAAACAGTTGGGCGTGGGCGCCCTGATCCCGCTTTCCGGTGCGCTGCTCTATCTGGCCGATCGCCTGCGCTGGCACGCCATCGGCGTCCTGAGCGTTGCCGCCACCTACGGCATCATCATTGCCCACGGTGACCAGGGCTCCCCGCTGTTCACCACCCAGGCCTTCCTGTTTACTTTGTGGCTGATCTTCGAAGCCTTCGATATGGTGCAACTGCGGTCTGAGCAGCCGCGCCCCGGCTACGCGGCATTGATCTTTCCTATCAATGCGTTGGGCTTCCTGCTGCTCTCCGCCGCCAAGTGGGAGAAGGTGGATCCGGCCCACCTGCCGCACTTCCTGGCCGCGGCCGCGCTGCTCTATCTCGGTGATGCGGTCCTGCGCGGCCGGATGCAGTCGAATGCCTACCAGTACTCTATTGTCCTGGCGTCCGGGTTGGCCGCCCTGGCCGTCGTTCGTCATGCCGGCGGCGCCTGGGCCAGCGTCATGTTGGGCGTAGAGGCCGAACTGCTGTTTCTCGCCGCCTGGCGATGGCGCCTGCGGTTCCTCGAATGGCTGGCCGCCATCGTCTTCGGCGGCGCTCTGTTGCGCATGCTCTGGATCGCGGCGGATTCCTCGGCCATGGTCACCTGGGCCGGGCTCACGTTCCATAACTGGACTCCCGCCGCCATCCTGCTGGCGGTCGTCGCCTATACCAACCGGGAGCTGCGAACCGTCCCGATTCCCTACGGTTACGCCGGATCTGCCTTAGTCCAACTGGTCCTCGGCGCGGAGTCTCCCAAACGCTGGCTGGGCTTGGTCTGGACCTCGTGGACCGCCATCCTGCTGGAGCTCAGCTTCTGGCGCAAAGCCTCCGACTTCCGCCGTCAGGCCTACTTCGCCTGGGTGTTGGCCGTGCTGGCAGTGTCGTTCAGCTTCTTCGACCATTTCAGCCGTCCGGCGGCCGCCAGTGAGTGGGTTTCCCTGGCCGGCGCCTCCGCGCTGGGATACTGGATGACCCTCCGCCTGTGGACCAGGGAAGGAAAGCTCTTCGTCAGTAGCTTGGCTGCCCTGGCCGCCACCGGTTTCGCCATGATTGTTTCATGGCTGCAGTTGCCCGATGTGACGGTGGCCGTCGCATGGATGGCGCTTGCCGTCCTGCTGGTCGAGGCGGGGTACCGCTTTCAACACAATCATTTGCGGATGATCGGCCACAACGTGGGAGTCGGTGCTTTCACCCGGCTATTTTTTGCGAACTTCACAAATACCGGCGTCACGGGCGGCCTCTCGCACCGCCTGGTGACCGTGCTGCCCGTCTCCGGCTCGTTCCTGTATCTGTACCGGCGGAGCAGGGAAGACGCGTGGCCCTGGCTGCGCCTGCACCTCTGGCTCGCCACCGCCGCCATCGCGATCCTGATGCGCTTCGAGATGGGCCATGTGTTCACCGTGGTCGGCTGGTCGCTGCTCGGCGTGGGTTTGTTGGTGATCGGCCAGAAGTTCGAGCTCGAGGACTGGCGCTGGCAAAGCTACGCGCTGGCGCTGATGGCGGCGGTCCGCTGCGTGGCATCCAACTTCGACGATCCGCAGAGCTTCGCCGGCCTGCCCGGCCGCCTGCTGACTGCGGGCCTTGTGATCAGCGCACTCTATGTGCAGGAATTCCTGGCGCCGCGCGAGGAACTGCCGCGCACCTACTACAGCCTGCTGGGCAGCCTGCTGCTGGCTTCGCTGCTCTACCGCGAGGTCTCGGGCAGCGGGCTCACGGTCGCCTGGGGCCTGCAAGGCGTGCTACTGCTGGCCGCCGGTTTTCCGGCCCGCGAGCGGGTGCTCCGGCTGACGGGGCTCGTCCTGCTTCTGGGCTGCATTTTGAAGTTGTTTATCTATGACTTACGGAATCTTGAGACTCTGCCCCGGATTCTGTCTTTCATGGCACTCGGCGTCATCCTGCTGGGTGTTTCGTGGGTCTACACCCGCTTCCGGGAACGGCTGAGGAAACTGTTATGA